In one window of Mesorhizobium sp. B2-1-1 DNA:
- a CDS encoding class I SAM-dependent methyltransferase produces the protein MEGSLPHGWPDAGSVTVLTSHSAERFILDNTALMAPPHVPEIALYLADEAHDLWQRTEDELVEIGLPPPFWAFAWAGGQGLARHIIDNPAMVRGKRVLDFASGSGLVAIAAAKAGAAGVTAADIDPFCATAVRLNAQANGVAVEFVQDDCVGTDADWDVVLAGDVFYDKPFADRLTPWFAALKRRGADILIGDPGRSYLPRSGLEPLGVYQVPVTRALEDAEIKRTTVWRWSTERPA, from the coding sequence ATGGAAGGAAGTCTGCCGCATGGGTGGCCTGACGCCGGCTCCGTGACGGTTCTCACGAGCCATAGCGCCGAACGCTTCATCCTCGACAATACGGCGCTGATGGCGCCGCCGCATGTGCCCGAGATTGCGCTGTATCTTGCCGACGAGGCGCATGATCTGTGGCAGCGGACGGAGGACGAGCTGGTCGAGATCGGGCTGCCGCCGCCTTTCTGGGCCTTTGCCTGGGCCGGCGGCCAGGGGCTTGCCCGCCATATCATCGACAACCCGGCCATGGTGCGGGGCAAGCGCGTGCTCGACTTCGCCTCCGGCTCCGGTCTCGTCGCCATCGCCGCAGCAAAAGCCGGCGCGGCAGGGGTGACCGCCGCCGACATCGACCCGTTCTGCGCCACGGCGGTCCGCCTCAATGCGCAAGCCAATGGCGTCGCCGTCGAATTCGTCCAGGATGACTGCGTCGGAACGGATGCGGACTGGGACGTGGTTCTTGCCGGCGATGTCTTCTACGACAAGCCGTTCGCAGACCGGCTGACGCCCTGGTTCGCGGCTCTGAAGCGGCGCGGCGCCGATATCCTGATCGGCGATCCCGGCCGCTCCTATCTGCCGCGGTCGGGGCTGGAACCGCTTGGCGTCTACCAGGTGCCGGTGACGCGGGCGCTCGAGGATGCCGAAATAAAACGCACCACCGTCTGGCGGTGGAGCACCGAGCGCCCGGCTTGA
- a CDS encoding heme biosynthesis protein HemY — protein MIRILLFLAVVFALGLGFAWLADRPGDMVITFNGYQYQVSLMVAAVAVVAVVAAVMILWWLIKSVWNSPYTISRYFRVRRRDRGYQALSTGMIAAGAGDGALARKKTKEAAKLIRSDQEPLIHLLEAQASLLEGDHEGARQKFESMLDDPEMRLLGLRGLYLEAERLGDRNAARHYAGRAAGMAPQLAWAAESTLEELTGRGDWDGALKLVEAQKATRQIERDAANRRRAVLLTAKAQSLADSDPAAARTAAIEANRLQPEFAPAAVAAATLLFRQNDVRKGSKILETAWRAEPHPEIAELYTHARPGDAVLDRLNRARKLQEMKKNHAESSMTVARAALDAQDFATARREAEAAIRMDRREGAYLLLADIEEAETGDQGKVRQLLSKAVRAPRDPAWVADGVVSERWAPVSPVTGRLDAFEWRAPMERLGQLIDSRDDAPDAPAVAIEAPGRPAQEESVEVIDHAGPGGETAGKQAENDQDHVRPVTAQAFAAVPADAEAVEPAQELARLPDDPGVDPDDAAEKSPRRFRLF, from the coding sequence ATGATCCGAATCCTGCTCTTCCTCGCCGTCGTCTTCGCGCTGGGCCTAGGCTTTGCCTGGCTGGCGGACCGGCCGGGCGACATGGTCATCACCTTCAACGGCTACCAGTATCAGGTCAGCCTGATGGTGGCGGCGGTGGCGGTGGTCGCTGTCGTCGCGGCGGTGATGATCCTGTGGTGGCTGATCAAGTCGGTCTGGAACAGCCCCTACACCATTTCGCGCTATTTCCGGGTGCGGCGCCGCGACCGCGGCTATCAGGCGCTGTCGACCGGCATGATCGCCGCCGGCGCCGGCGACGGCGCGCTGGCCCGCAAGAAGACCAAGGAAGCGGCCAAGCTGATCCGCTCCGACCAGGAGCCATTGATCCATCTGCTCGAAGCCCAGGCTTCGCTGCTCGAAGGCGACCACGAAGGCGCGCGCCAGAAATTCGAGAGCATGCTCGACGATCCCGAAATGCGGCTGCTCGGCCTGCGCGGGCTTTATCTCGAAGCCGAGCGCCTGGGGGACCGCAATGCCGCCAGGCACTATGCCGGGCGCGCCGCCGGCATGGCGCCGCAACTGGCCTGGGCGGCCGAATCGACGCTTGAAGAGCTGACCGGGCGCGGCGACTGGGACGGCGCGCTGAAGCTGGTCGAGGCGCAGAAGGCGACCCGCCAGATCGAACGTGACGCCGCCAACCGCCGACGCGCCGTGCTGTTGACCGCCAAGGCGCAGTCACTCGCCGACAGCGATCCCGCAGCCGCCCGCACGGCGGCGATAGAGGCCAATCGGCTGCAGCCGGAGTTCGCGCCGGCCGCGGTCGCGGCTGCGACGCTGCTGTTTCGCCAGAACGACGTGCGCAAGGGCTCGAAGATCCTCGAGACAGCCTGGAGGGCCGAACCGCATCCGGAGATAGCGGAGCTCTATACCCATGCCAGGCCGGGTGACGCCGTGCTCGATCGCCTCAACCGGGCGAGGAAATTGCAGGAGATGAAGAAGAACCACGCCGAATCCTCGATGACGGTGGCGCGCGCCGCGCTCGATGCACAGGATTTTGCGACTGCCCGCCGCGAAGCCGAGGCGGCGATCCGGATGGACCGCCGCGAGGGCGCCTATCTGCTTTTGGCCGACATCGAAGAAGCCGAGACGGGCGACCAAGGCAAGGTGCGACAGCTCTTGTCCAAGGCGGTGCGGGCGCCGCGCGACCCGGCCTGGGTCGCCGACGGCGTCGTCTCGGAGCGCTGGGCGCCGGTATCGCCGGTCACCGGCCGGCTTGACGCCTTCGAGTGGCGCGCCCCGATGGAGCGTCTCGGCCAGCTGATCGACAGCCGTGACGATGCGCCGGACGCCCCGGCGGTGGCTATCGAGGCGCCGGGCAGGCCGGCGCAGGAAGAGTCGGTCGAGGTGATCGATCACGCTGGCCCGGGCGGCGAGACGGCCGGCAAGCAGGCCGAGAACGATCAGGACCACGTCAGGCCGGTGACGGCGCAGGCTTTCGCCGCGGTGCCCGCCGATGCCGAGGCCGTCGAACCGGCGCAGGAACTGGCACGCCTGCCGGACGATCCCGGCGTCGATCCGGACGATGCGGCGGAAAAGTCGCCGCGCCGGTTCCGGTTGTTTTGA
- a CDS encoding NAD(P)H-dependent glycerol-3-phosphate dehydrogenase, with protein sequence MSEEGMSGIEIAPTGWRVAVLGGGAWGTALALAMLRAGHFVRLYARDPETVAAIDHGENRRYLPGIALQAGIVATSNIQAALDGADCVLAVTPAQSLRAMLAHANGHMPAGVPLVLCAKGIERDTGALLSAIVGEILPVNPVAALSGPSFATDVARGLPTAVVVAARDEALAAKLAARFSAENLRCYSNDDLIGVEIGGALKNVFAIAAGAVTGAGLGASAQAAMVTRGFVELRRIGAAFGARPETLMGLSGLGDLLLTCSSTQSRNFAYGLALGQGKPLGGLPLAEGVPTAAIAARIATERGIDAPIIAAVAAILDGTITIRQAVAALMTRPLKTETDD encoded by the coding sequence ATGAGCGAAGAAGGCATGAGCGGCATCGAGATCGCGCCAACCGGCTGGCGCGTTGCCGTGCTCGGTGGCGGGGCCTGGGGTACCGCTTTGGCGCTGGCCATGCTGCGCGCCGGCCATTTCGTCCGCCTTTATGCGCGCGACCCGGAGACCGTCGCCGCAATCGACCACGGCGAAAATCGACGCTATCTGCCTGGCATCGCGCTCCAGGCCGGCATCGTGGCGACGAGCAACATCCAAGCCGCGCTCGACGGTGCCGATTGCGTGCTGGCGGTGACGCCGGCGCAATCGTTGCGGGCCATGCTTGCTCACGCCAACGGCCATATGCCGGCCGGCGTCCCACTGGTGCTATGCGCCAAGGGCATCGAGCGCGACACCGGCGCTTTGCTGTCGGCGATCGTCGGGGAAATCCTGCCTGTGAATCCGGTCGCCGCTCTGTCCGGTCCGAGCTTCGCCACGGACGTTGCCCGGGGCTTGCCCACGGCGGTAGTGGTTGCCGCCCGGGACGAGGCGCTGGCGGCCAAGCTTGCCGCGCGCTTCTCGGCGGAAAATCTGCGCTGCTATTCGAATGATGATTTGATCGGCGTCGAGATCGGCGGCGCCTTGAAGAACGTCTTCGCCATCGCCGCGGGTGCCGTCACCGGCGCCGGGCTCGGCGCCAGTGCCCAGGCCGCCATGGTGACGCGCGGCTTCGTCGAACTGCGCCGCATCGGTGCCGCCTTCGGCGCCAGGCCCGAGACGTTGATGGGGCTTTCCGGCCTTGGCGACCTGCTGCTCACCTGCTCGTCCACGCAATCGCGCAACTTTGCCTACGGACTGGCGCTCGGCCAGGGCAAGCCGCTTGGCGGGCTGCCGCTGGCGGAAGGCGTGCCGACGGCGGCGATCGCCGCCCGCATCGCCACCGAGCGCGGCATCGACGCGCCTATCATCGCCGCAGTCGCCGCCATACTGGACGGCACCATCACCATCCGGCAGGCTGTGGCGGCCTTGATGACCCGGCCGCTGAAGACCGAAACCGACGATTGA
- a CDS encoding EVE domain-containing protein has protein sequence MNYWLFKSEPSVFSFEALKAKGKAGTQWDGVRNYAARNNMKAMQIGDLGFFYHSNEGLNVVGIAEVCALAHPDTTSDDPRWECVDIRAFKDVPNPPTLEQVKANPKLADMALVRLGRLSVQPVTPAEWKEVCRMGGLTPAP, from the coding sequence ATGAACTACTGGCTGTTCAAATCCGAACCCTCGGTCTTCTCGTTCGAGGCGTTGAAGGCCAAGGGCAAGGCAGGCACGCAATGGGACGGCGTGCGCAACTATGCGGCGCGCAACAACATGAAGGCCATGCAGATCGGTGATCTCGGCTTCTTCTACCACTCCAACGAGGGGCTGAACGTGGTCGGCATCGCCGAAGTGTGCGCACTGGCTCATCCCGACACCACATCGGACGATCCGCGCTGGGAATGCGTCGACATCCGCGCCTTCAAGGATGTGCCGAACCCGCCGACGCTGGAGCAGGTCAAGGCCAATCCCAAGCTCGCCGACATGGCGCTGGTGCGGCTCGGACGGCTTTCCGTGCAGCCGGTGACGCCGGCCGAATGGAAGGAAGTCTGCCGCATGGGTGGCCTGACGCCGGCTCCGTGA
- a CDS encoding YciI-like protein — translation MLFALICKDKPGSMQVRIDTRPEHLAFLEGLNSDKKLAFAGPFLDADGKSNGSLVVVEAPDMAGAQALSAADPYAKAGLFESVEIRQWNWTFNKPAAN, via the coding sequence ATGTTGTTCGCGTTGATTTGCAAGGACAAGCCCGGAAGCATGCAAGTGCGCATCGATACGCGGCCGGAGCACCTCGCTTTTCTCGAAGGGCTGAACAGCGACAAGAAGCTGGCCTTCGCCGGTCCGTTCCTCGACGCCGACGGCAAGTCCAACGGCAGCCTCGTCGTCGTCGAAGCGCCTGACATGGCAGGCGCGCAGGCGCTGTCGGCAGCCGATCCCTATGCCAAGGCGGGACTGTTCGAAAGCGTCGAGATCCGCCAGTGGAACTGGACCTTCAACAAGCCGGCGGCTAATTAA
- a CDS encoding COG4223 family protein: MVKTPKMRHSKSRREPVTIELEPGAVSRIADENAARAGAQTDEAKAEEAANASRPEAPEEPVHADQTDLEPWEHAEATAPRSERSAESAAKADEPAAAYPGSRDDAAGKAGAFDYSFEDTSAKRAEPEPAGPVTGASAGNGKTASAPPPPKRVNGIAAGIIGGVIALVGAGGLQFAGLLGAPGSAPSVSLEGVNGEIAALRAEIADLRQAGDGGASAKVDGLSAALDQVRTDVAALKSAVEQGGAGDNAGLAALGDKVRQIETAVAALGKAGNSAPVDLGPLNERLAGLDALVKSAGEAAAKQDSRLTALEQSVSQLSGKVEAQAGQPKVALAIAASALKAALDRGAPFGAELETFAAIAPDAPQLAALRAYAQKGVQTRTEIASQMDAAANAMVAAATPVDENAGLLQNLLSSAESLVKVRPIGAVQGAGAPETIARMEVAVNQGDYAKALTEYETLPAPAKAAGADFAGKLKARIEVETLIDALISGAMKA; encoded by the coding sequence ATGGTCAAGACGCCGAAGATGCGACATTCGAAAAGCCGCCGCGAGCCGGTGACCATCGAACTTGAGCCCGGCGCCGTTTCCCGCATCGCCGACGAGAATGCCGCCAGGGCCGGGGCGCAAACCGACGAGGCCAAGGCGGAGGAAGCCGCGAACGCCTCGCGGCCGGAGGCGCCCGAAGAGCCTGTGCACGCCGACCAGACCGATCTAGAACCCTGGGAGCACGCCGAGGCGACAGCGCCCCGATCGGAACGATCCGCGGAAAGCGCCGCCAAGGCGGACGAACCGGCGGCAGCCTACCCCGGTTCCCGGGACGACGCCGCTGGCAAGGCCGGCGCCTTCGACTACAGTTTCGAGGACACATCGGCGAAGCGCGCCGAACCTGAACCGGCCGGGCCAGTAACCGGCGCCTCGGCGGGGAACGGGAAAACCGCATCCGCACCGCCACCGCCGAAGCGGGTCAACGGCATCGCGGCCGGCATCATCGGCGGTGTCATCGCACTGGTCGGCGCCGGCGGATTGCAGTTCGCCGGCCTGCTCGGCGCGCCGGGGTCCGCTCCCAGCGTCTCGCTCGAAGGCGTCAACGGCGAAATCGCCGCGCTCAGAGCCGAGATCGCGGATCTGAGGCAAGCCGGCGACGGCGGTGCGTCGGCCAAGGTCGACGGGTTGTCCGCGGCGTTGGATCAGGTCAGGACGGATGTCGCAGCGCTCAAATCGGCGGTCGAGCAAGGCGGAGCGGGCGACAATGCCGGGCTGGCCGCGCTTGGCGACAAGGTCAGGCAGATCGAGACGGCGGTTGCGGCGCTCGGCAAGGCCGGCAACTCGGCCCCAGTCGATCTCGGTCCGCTCAATGAAAGGCTGGCTGGCCTCGATGCGCTGGTGAAATCGGCCGGCGAGGCGGCGGCGAAGCAGGACAGTCGGCTCACCGCGCTGGAGCAGTCGGTGTCGCAGCTTTCTGGGAAAGTCGAGGCGCAGGCCGGACAGCCGAAGGTCGCGCTCGCCATCGCCGCTTCGGCACTGAAGGCGGCGCTCGACCGTGGCGCGCCGTTTGGTGCCGAACTCGAGACCTTCGCCGCGATCGCGCCGGACGCGCCGCAGCTTGCGGCTCTGCGCGCCTACGCCCAAAAGGGCGTCCAGACCCGCACCGAGATCGCATCGCAGATGGATGCCGCCGCCAACGCCATGGTCGCGGCGGCCACGCCGGTCGACGAAAATGCCGGGCTGCTGCAGAACCTTCTGTCGAGCGCCGAATCGCTGGTCAAGGTCCGGCCGATCGGCGCTGTCCAGGGCGCCGGCGCGCCGGAAACCATTGCGCGCATGGAGGTGGCGGTCAATCAGGGCGACTATGCCAAGGCGCTCACAGAATATGAGACGCTGCCCGCGCCTGCAAAGGCGGCCGGCGCCGATTTTGCCGGCAAGCTGAAGGCACGCATCGAGGTCGAGACGCTGATCGATGCGCTGATATCAGGCGCGATGAAGGCGTGA
- the tsaD gene encoding tRNA (adenosine(37)-N6)-threonylcarbamoyltransferase complex transferase subunit TsaD — MRVLGIETSCDETAASVVALEGDAAPKILSNIVLSQIEEHAAFGGVVPEIAARAHVEALDGIVEAALADSGVALADIDAIAATAGPGLVGGLIVGLMTAKAIAAATGKPLIAVNHLEGHALTARLTDGLDFPYLLLLVSGGHTQILAVRGVGDYQRWATTIDDALGEAFDKTAKMLGLPYPGGPNVEKAAASGDAGRFAFPRPMKGSAQPDFSFSGLKTAVRQAASAIEPLSDRDVADICASFQAAVADALGDRVSRALARFRREFPDTAAPALVVAGGVAANHTIKATLERLCAEARFAFVAPPLKLCTDNAAMIAWAGIERMREGLAQENGFDFVPRSRWPLDSISAPMIGSGRRGAKA, encoded by the coding sequence ATCCGCGTTCTGGGCATTGAAACGAGTTGTGACGAGACCGCCGCCAGCGTCGTGGCGTTGGAGGGCGATGCCGCGCCCAAAATCCTGTCCAATATCGTGCTGTCGCAGATCGAGGAGCATGCCGCCTTCGGCGGGGTTGTGCCGGAGATCGCCGCGCGCGCCCATGTCGAGGCCCTGGACGGCATTGTCGAGGCAGCCCTTGCCGATTCGGGCGTGGCGCTGGCCGACATCGACGCCATCGCCGCGACCGCAGGTCCGGGCCTCGTCGGGGGCCTCATCGTCGGGCTGATGACGGCCAAGGCGATCGCGGCCGCAACCGGCAAGCCGCTGATCGCCGTCAACCATCTCGAAGGCCATGCCTTGACGGCGCGGCTGACCGATGGGCTCGACTTTCCCTATCTCCTGCTGCTGGTCTCCGGCGGCCACACACAGATCCTGGCCGTGCGCGGTGTCGGCGACTACCAACGCTGGGCGACGACCATCGACGACGCGCTCGGCGAAGCATTCGACAAGACGGCCAAGATGCTTGGCCTACCCTATCCCGGCGGTCCCAATGTCGAGAAGGCGGCGGCATCGGGCGATGCGGGTCGTTTTGCCTTCCCGCGTCCGATGAAGGGATCGGCGCAGCCCGATTTTTCGTTCTCCGGCTTGAAGACCGCTGTGCGCCAGGCGGCGAGCGCGATCGAGCCCTTGAGCGACCGGGACGTCGCCGACATCTGCGCGTCCTTCCAGGCGGCGGTGGCCGACGCGCTGGGCGACCGTGTCTCGCGCGCGCTCGCCCGGTTCCGCCGGGAATTCCCCGACACGGCCGCGCCGGCGCTGGTCGTCGCCGGCGGCGTCGCCGCCAACCATACGATCAAGGCGACGCTGGAACGGCTGTGCGCCGAGGCGCGCTTCGCCTTCGTCGCGCCACCGCTGAAACTTTGCACAGACAATGCGGCAATGATCGCCTGGGCCGGCATCGAGCGGATGCGCGAAGGCCTGGCGCAAGAAAACGGCTTCGATTTCGTGCCGCGCTCGCGCTGGCCGCTGGACAGCATCTCCGCGCCGATGATCGGTTCGGGCCGGCGCGGGGCCAAAGCATGA
- the hemC gene encoding hydroxymethylbilane synthase — protein sequence MQTILKIGTRGSPLALAQAQETQARLMAAHGLPQEAFEIVVISTTGDRIQDRPLSEAGGKGLFTKEIEEALLARAIDIAVHSSKDMPTQLPDGLELSAFLPREDARDAFVGKAAKTIADLPRGAKVGSSSLRRQALIRRMRPDLDVVMFRGNVQTRLRKLNEGVAAGTILAHAGLKRLGLGHVVTDLIPLDIFPPAPGQGAIGIETRIGDGDVEQMLAAIHDLPTGQALACERAFLAALDGSCRTPIAGHAVIDGADLSFAGLIISPDGTQSHMVEMKGLALDAARIGEEAARTVRARAGETFFDGWA from the coding sequence ATGCAAACAATCTTGAAGATCGGAACACGCGGCAGCCCGCTGGCGCTGGCGCAGGCGCAGGAAACCCAGGCGCGGCTTATGGCGGCGCATGGTTTGCCGCAAGAAGCGTTCGAAATCGTCGTCATCTCGACCACCGGCGACCGCATCCAGGACCGGCCGCTGTCGGAAGCTGGCGGCAAGGGCCTCTTCACCAAGGAGATCGAGGAGGCGCTGCTCGCCCGCGCGATCGACATTGCCGTGCATTCCTCGAAGGACATGCCGACGCAGTTGCCCGATGGGCTGGAGCTGTCTGCTTTCCTGCCGCGCGAGGACGCGCGCGATGCTTTCGTCGGCAAGGCGGCTAAGACGATTGCAGACCTGCCGCGTGGCGCCAAAGTCGGCTCGTCGTCGCTCAGGCGGCAGGCGCTGATCCGCCGCATGCGGCCGGATCTCGACGTGGTGATGTTTCGTGGCAATGTGCAGACGCGGCTGCGCAAGCTCAATGAAGGCGTTGCCGCCGGCACCATCCTCGCCCATGCCGGGCTGAAGCGGCTCGGGCTCGGCCACGTGGTCACCGATCTGATCCCGCTCGACATCTTTCCGCCGGCGCCGGGCCAAGGCGCGATCGGCATCGAAACCCGCATAGGCGATGGCGACGTCGAACAGATGCTGGCGGCCATCCACGACCTGCCGACCGGACAGGCGCTGGCTTGCGAGCGCGCTTTCCTGGCGGCCCTCGACGGCTCCTGCCGCACGCCGATTGCCGGTCATGCCGTGATAGACGGCGCGGACCTTTCTTTCGCGGGATTGATCATCTCGCCTGATGGCACGCAGTCGCACATGGTCGAGATGAAAGGCCTGGCGCTGGATGCCGCCCGCATCGGTGAAGAGGCGGCAAGGACGGTGCGGGCCAGGGCCGGCGAGACATTCTTCGACGGCTGGGCCTGA
- a CDS encoding uroporphyrinogen-III synthase, with amino-acid sequence MQRVLVTRPQPGASRTARMLKDMGFLPLLLPLTETVALPIDTDLVIGNAVAVAVTSANGVRFAPKEVVARLSDLPCHAVGKRTAQAAREAGFLSVSEGPGNAEGLAGSLAGEFQGKTIVYLCGRVRFPAFEQRLQAADVGVRPVETYDTLAVTYSDEAVLARLSGQTADAVLLYSARAAAALQALVRRPALHEAFDKTRVFALSHRIAAVLGDVAGDRIHIAARPDEGALLSLLRPGS; translated from the coding sequence GTGCAGCGCGTTCTGGTGACGCGGCCTCAACCGGGCGCCTCCCGCACCGCGCGAATGCTCAAGGACATGGGGTTTCTACCGCTGCTTTTGCCGCTGACCGAGACGGTGGCCTTGCCGATCGATACGGACCTCGTCATCGGCAATGCCGTGGCCGTTGCGGTGACCAGCGCCAATGGCGTGCGCTTTGCGCCTAAGGAGGTCGTCGCCCGGCTTTCGGACTTGCCTTGCCATGCCGTCGGCAAGAGGACCGCGCAAGCCGCGCGTGAAGCAGGATTTTTGTCCGTCAGCGAAGGTCCCGGCAATGCCGAAGGTCTTGCTGGCAGTCTTGCCGGCGAATTCCAGGGCAAGACCATTGTCTATCTCTGCGGACGCGTGCGCTTCCCGGCATTCGAGCAGCGGCTGCAAGCTGCCGATGTCGGGGTCCGCCCCGTCGAGACATACGACACGCTCGCCGTGACCTATTCGGACGAGGCCGTGCTTGCCCGTCTGTCGGGGCAAACCGCGGATGCGGTGCTGCTCTATTCCGCCAGGGCGGCTGCTGCGCTGCAGGCCTTGGTCAGGCGGCCTGCGCTGCATGAAGCCTTTGACAAGACGCGGGTTTTTGCCCTGTCGCATCGCATCGCCGCCGTCCTTGGCGACGTCGCTGGCGACCGCATCCACATAGCCGCGCGGCCCGACGAGGGTGCGCTGCTTTCGCTTTTGCGGCCCGGGTCCTGA
- a CDS encoding TerB family tellurite resistance protein has translation MFERVLSFLRDLPTGTGARASADDPRVAASALLYHVMSADGVRQDVEWERFKAVLAQAYSVSGNELDALAAAGERADNEAIDLYAFTSVLKRHLDAEGRKAFIGLMWEIVYADGELHELEDNTVWRVAELIGVERQDRIEARRKAAAAAPGARGTSSDE, from the coding sequence ATGTTCGAACGCGTTTTGTCGTTTCTGAGGGATTTGCCGACCGGCACCGGCGCCCGCGCCAGCGCCGATGATCCGCGCGTGGCAGCCTCGGCGCTGCTCTACCACGTGATGAGCGCCGACGGCGTGCGCCAGGACGTCGAGTGGGAACGGTTCAAGGCAGTGCTGGCGCAGGCCTATTCGGTCAGCGGCAACGAGCTCGACGCGCTGGCCGCCGCCGGCGAGCGCGCCGACAACGAGGCGATCGACCTCTATGCCTTCACCAGCGTGCTGAAGCGCCACCTCGATGCCGAAGGCCGCAAGGCTTTCATCGGCCTGATGTGGGAGATCGTCTATGCCGATGGCGAGCTGCACGAGTTGGAAGACAACACGGTCTGGCGCGTTGCCGAGCTGATCGGCGTCGAACGCCAGGATCGCATCGAGGCGCGCCGCAAGGCGGCGGCCGCGGCGCCGGGGGCCCGTGGAACGTCGAGCGACGAATAG
- a CDS encoding DUF1761 domain-containing protein, whose product MDFSAVNWLAVIVAAILAWLFGAGWYTGLSKPWLKAAKLDPATMKKSLLPFLISFIAELVMALVLALVVGAVTGGEPTLLAGLVFGFVLWLGFVATTLSVNHRYENFGWDLTVIDGGHWLGVLLIVGAVVGWFGAAAS is encoded by the coding sequence ATGGATTTTTCAGCGGTTAACTGGCTGGCGGTGATCGTCGCCGCAATCCTGGCGTGGCTGTTCGGCGCCGGCTGGTACACCGGTTTGAGTAAGCCATGGCTGAAGGCTGCAAAACTCGATCCGGCGACCATGAAGAAATCGTTGCTGCCGTTTCTCATCTCTTTCATCGCCGAGTTGGTCATGGCGCTTGTGCTGGCCCTGGTCGTCGGCGCGGTGACTGGCGGCGAGCCGACATTGCTGGCGGGACTGGTCTTCGGTTTCGTGCTTTGGCTCGGCTTCGTCGCAACCACGCTGTCGGTCAATCATCGCTACGAGAATTTCGGCTGGGACCTGACCGTCATCGACGGCGGCCACTGGCTTGGCGTGCTGTTGATCGTCGGCGCCGTGGTCGGCTGGTTCGGCGCCGCAGCGAGTTGA